A region from the Geobacter benzoatilyticus genome encodes:
- a CDS encoding ASKHA domain-containing protein, with amino-acid sequence MSSSERLVIAVDLGTTTLAASLLDAVTGERLAVAGSLNPQREFGADVVSRLDAACRSDDARRLMAELVRGEICRLAHGLLDDAGKLPEHLAAMAVAGNPAMEHLLLELPVNSLAFPPYRPLFAAGKTVPAPELGWDLPAEVFLFPLPGGFVGGDTVAFLHGVSGPRSPVPGPCLYLDLGTNGEIALAFGGKLVATSAAAGPAFEGGNLSCGMAALPGAISGVALEGERLLLTTIGVKPAAGICGSGVLATIALLLGQGIIDQTGRLLPPEEIPSGLGNRVMTVGEELSFVLHRDAARTVRLSQGDIRQVQLAKGAIRAGMEVLLERAGVGGGDVAGVVLTGSFGAVLDPATLKSVGILTENMVQTTSFVREGTLRGVERALLAPGGFAAVNHLAEKVRVIPLSGTPAFEKHFLQQINFPQFRWTSATETQSTEKKQ; translated from the coding sequence TTGTCATCGTCTGAACGGCTTGTCATTGCCGTTGATCTCGGCACCACGACCCTCGCCGCCTCGCTCCTCGATGCCGTGACCGGCGAGAGGCTGGCCGTTGCCGGCAGTCTCAATCCCCAGAGGGAGTTCGGAGCCGACGTGGTCTCGCGGCTCGATGCCGCCTGCCGCTCCGATGACGCCCGGCGCCTGATGGCCGAACTTGTTCGCGGGGAGATCTGCCGCCTTGCCCATGGGCTTCTGGACGACGCCGGGAAATTGCCGGAGCATCTTGCCGCCATGGCGGTAGCCGGCAACCCTGCCATGGAGCATCTTCTGCTGGAACTTCCGGTCAACTCCCTCGCGTTCCCCCCCTATCGTCCCCTCTTCGCCGCCGGCAAAACCGTTCCTGCCCCCGAACTGGGCTGGGACCTTCCGGCGGAAGTGTTCCTCTTCCCCCTCCCCGGCGGCTTTGTCGGCGGGGATACCGTGGCGTTCCTCCATGGTGTTTCCGGTCCCCGGTCCCCGGTCCCCGGTCCCTGTCTCTATCTGGACCTGGGGACCAACGGCGAGATCGCCCTGGCGTTCGGCGGCAAGCTTGTCGCAACGTCCGCCGCGGCCGGCCCCGCCTTCGAGGGGGGGAATCTTTCATGCGGCATGGCGGCGCTTCCCGGAGCCATCAGCGGGGTGGCCCTGGAAGGGGAGCGGCTGCTCCTCACCACCATAGGAGTGAAGCCTGCGGCCGGCATCTGCGGCTCCGGAGTTCTTGCGACGATTGCGCTCCTCCTCGGTCAGGGGATCATCGATCAGACCGGCCGGCTGCTCCCTCCCGAGGAAATTCCGTCGGGCCTCGGAAACCGGGTGATGACCGTGGGAGAGGAGCTTTCCTTTGTGCTCCACCGCGATGCCGCGCGAACGGTACGGCTCTCCCAGGGGGACATCCGTCAGGTGCAACTGGCCAAGGGGGCAATCCGTGCCGGGATGGAGGTTCTGTTGGAGCGGGCGGGCGTCGGCGGCGGGGATGTGGCGGGCGTGGTCCTGACCGGCTCGTTTGGCGCGGTTCTCGATCCGGCCACCCTAAAAAGCGTTGGAATCTTAACGGAAAACATGGTACAAACAACGAGTTTCGTGCGGGAAGGGACGCTTCGCGGTGTCGAGCGGGCGCTCCTTGCACCCGGCGGGTTCGCGGCGGTTAACCATCTTGCGGAAAAGGTCCGCGTAATACCTCTTTCCGGCACCCCCGCCTTCGAGAAACACTTTCTGCAGCAGATCAATTTCCCTCAATTTCGTTGGACATCCGCCACGGAGACGCAGAGCACAGAGAAAAAGCAATAA